The Nyctibius grandis isolate bNycGra1 unplaced genomic scaffold, bNycGra1.pri scaffold_205_arrow_ctg1, whole genome shotgun sequence DNA segment ccagcacccatgggtgcccctcAGGACCCCTCTGAGTACTCTAGAaccccccacagcacccatgggtgccccttAGGACCCTCCCCCGcaccctgagaccccccccagcacccatgggtgccccttAGAACCCCTCTGAGCACCCTAGGACCCCCTcatcacccatgggtgccccttaggaccccccccagcacccatagGTGCCCCTCAGGACCCCTCTGACCATCCTAGGACCCCTctgagcacccatgggtgccccttaggaccccctccagcaccccaggaccccccccagcacctaTAGGTGCCCCTCAGGACCCCTCTGACCACCCTAGGACCCCTctgagcacccatgggtgccccttaggaccccctccagcaccccaggaccccccccagcacccatagGTGCCCCTCAGGACCCCTCTGAGCACCCTaggacccccccagcacccatagGTGCCCCTCAGGACCCCTCTgagcaccccaggacccccccagcacccatgggtgcccccacCTGGAGCCGAAGTCCCCCCGGGTGTCCCCCGGTGCCAGGGGCAGGAGGTCGTCGGCGCGAAGCGGCTTCTCCTTCCGCCGCAGCCGCCGCACCCGGCGCTTCGTCTTCCGGAAGGTTCCgctctggggagggggagggggggctcaTTTCCCATAATGCCCCGGGGCAAATCAcccccaacacccccaagtatcaaccccccaccccaaaaccctcccagacccccccagaagtaccccaaaccccccaaaagGACTCATATCCCCTcaaaccccccaaaaatcccccaaatcaCCCCAAGACCCCCCCCAAAGCCCCCAAAAGGACTCAaatccccccaaacccccctaaAATCACCCCAAAAGGACTCAAATCCCCCTAAGACCGCCCCAAAAAAGGACTCGAATCACCCCAAAACCCCTAAAATCACCTCAAGACCCCCCCAAAAGGACTTGAAtgcccccaaaaccccccaaaatcaCCCCAAGACCCCCCCAagacccccaaaccccccaaaaaagaattCAAATCACCccaaaaaccctaaaaacacCCCTAAATCTCCCAAAAAAGAACTCAAATTCCCCCAagcccccaaccccccccccaaaagggACTCAAATCACCCTAAACCCCCTAAAACCACCCCTAAAGGACcccaaaaatcccccaaacccccccaacccccccaaaaaaggccccaaccccccccaagaccccaaaccccccaatTACCCCAAAACCCCTAAAATCACCCCAAAAATCCCTAAAAtcaccccaacccccccaagacacccaaaaccccccaaaaaggGACTCAAatcaccccaaacccccctaaaatcacccccaaacccccccaaaaggACTTGAatgcccccaaacccccccaaaatcaCCCCAagacccccaaaccccccaaaaaagggaCATAAatcaccccaaacccccctaaaatccccccaaatcccTCCAAAAAGGATCCAACCCCCCCAagacccccaaaccccccaaaaaggGACTCAAAtgacccccaaaccccccaagacccccaaaccccccaaaaaggGACATAATTTACCCCAAACCCCCCTaaaatccccccaaatccccccaaaaaggATCCAACCCCCCCAAgaccccaaatcccccaaaaAGGGACTCAAatgaccccaaacccccctAAAATCACCCCAAAATGACTCAAATCCCCCTAagaccccccaaaaaagaattCAAATCACCCCAAAAACACCCCTAAATCTCCCAAAAAGGGACTCAAATCCCCCAagacccccaaacccccccaaaaagggATTCAAatgaccccaaaaccccccaaaatcaccccaaacccccccaaaaggACTCGAgtcaccccaaaacccccccaaaatcaCCCCAAGACCCCCAAACGGACTCGAATCACCCCAAACCCCCTAAAATCACCCCAAAAAGGGACTCAAATCACCCTAAAATCACCCCGAAAACCCCCCCAAAAGGCCCCAACCCCCCCCAAgaccccaaatcccccaaaaAAGGACTCAAatgaccccaaacccccctaaaatcaccccaaacccccccaaaaggACTCAaatccccccaaaccccctaAAATCACCCCAAAAAGGGACTCAAATCACCCTAAAATCACCCCGAAACCCCCCCGAAAGGCCCCAACCCCCCCCaagaccccaaaaccccccaaaaaggGACTCAAatgaccccaaaaccccctaaattccccccaaaatccccccccccccactcacCGCCTCCTCGGCCGTCAGGTACTCGGGCGccaggcggggggggggcagctggaggctctggggggcggggccgggggtgtccccaaggccaccccccccccccgtccccatcgatgtccccaatgtccccgTCATCGTCCCCCCCGGGCCGAGGCGGAaggagggcggcgggggggggtcGGCGTATTTGGGGAGCAGGACGTGCTCCTTGGGGCCCTGGgacacggggagggggggggacatggggtgacacggggtgacacggggggggacacggggggggacacggcgggGGGACACACGtgggtggcggcggcggggtccTCGTCCTCGTAGGGGACGTAGGGGGGCGGCTTCTTGCGCAGGTCGGCGTCGCGGCGCGCCCGCTCCTGGGCCACCAGGGTGACGTTGACCAGGACGTCCTCGGTGTCCTCCAGCAcccctggggacacggggacaagGAGGGGGACACCAATATATGGGGGGACAGGGTGTGGGGACATTGGGGGGGACGGGGAGTGGGGACAAGGATTGGGGACAcgggttggggacatggggggggacaggggttGGGGACACCAAGACATGGGGGGACAAGGTGTAGGGACAAGGGGGACAAGGATTGGGGACATAAGGGACAGGggttggggacactggggacgtGGATTGGGGAgatggggggacagggagtgGGGACACCGAGGGGACAGGGGTTGGGGACACCAAGGGGACACCAATATATGAGGGGACAAagtgtggggacatgggggggacgGGGAGTGGGGACACCAATATATGGGGGGACAGGGGTTGGGGACACCGAGGGGATggtgtggggacatgggggacagggAGTGGGGACACCGAAGGGACAGGgattggggacatggggacaaggtTGGAGACACGGGGACGGGGGTTGGGGACACGAGGGGGACAGGGAGTGGGGACATGTGGGACAGGGGTTGGGGACACTGAGGGGACAGggtgtggggacatggggacaaggattggggacacgggggacaggGGTTGGGGACACCAAGGGGACACCACTACATAGGGGGACAGggtgtggggacacggggggacagaGAATGGGGACACCAATATATGGGGGGACAGGTCATGGGGACatgggttggggacatgggggacagggAGTAGGGACACAGGGAGGACAGGGGTTGAGGACACGGGGGGGACAGGGAGTGGGGACACTGAGGGGACACCAATATATGGGGGGACAGGAGTTGGGGACACCGAGGGGACAGGGTGTGGGGACACAGGGCACAAGGat contains these protein-coding regions:
- the SART1 gene encoding U4/U6.U5 tri-snRNP-associated protein 1 → MDQEFGVSTLVEEEFLRRRRERYSARDLQGLTVEHDVGTFREGETLVLTLKDKGVLEDTEDVLVNVTLVAQERARRDADLRKKPPPYVPYEDEDPAAATHGPKEHVLLPKYADPPPPPSFRLGPGGTMTGTLGTSMGTGGGGGLGDTPGPAPQSLQLPPPRLAPEYLTAEEASGTFRKTKRRVRRLRRKEKPLRADDLLPLAPGDTRGDFGS